ATCACCGGAGACGCCGCGTGCAGAAAGAAGTCCATTGAGCTGCTGGAGGAGCTTGGCCTCCCCAAGGGCCTGCTTCCAATGGAGGACATCCAGGAGTTCGGGTACAACAGCGAGACAGGGTTCATGTGGCTGGTGCaggggaagaagaaggtcgaGCACACATTCAAGAAGATCAAGCAGACGGTGTCCTATGCCTCCGAGGTGACGGCTTTCGTCGAGAAGGgcaagctaatgaagatcatgggCGTGAAGACCAAGGAGCTGATGCTCTGGCTCAGCGTCGTCGAGGTCTATGTTCCCGAGGCCTCGCCGGACAAGGTCACCTTCAAAACCGGCACCGGCCTCTCTGACACCTTTGATGCTGCTGCCTTTGCGCTCGGAGAGTAATCTAGTTCAAGTTAAAAGTACTACGTTGCTGGTGCTGCACGGCCGTGTGTATTTATCTCTTGTTTTGTAACCAAACATGTATGATGTATGAATGTATCGTGTGTGTGAGTTTGTACTGTACTGTGGAGTATTTCGAAATTTTTTGATTCCGTATACAATTCAGTGAATTCTCGTGTTCCCATCGTATATAGAATCTCCGTGTTGGACGAGTATACGACCTGGTTGAATCGGACGGAccatataataagctaataaccCCTCGCACCCACGGAACCCCTGACCAACGGACAAACCCGCGTGCCTGCACCTCGTCCGTGCCGCCCTTGTATGTAAGCGCTGGTGCTGCCTTGTCATTGATCCTGGCTTCCGGCTCCGATTTCACCAGTTACACTACACGCCCCATGCTCGGGTTCATCATCTACAGCCATGCATCTTCCACTGCCACCTGCTTCTTGCCTGCCTCCTCATTCCGCTTTCGCCCTTATGACACCGGCTGCCGAAGCTAGTCTCCCCTCTGAAAAATCCTTCCTAGACCACAATCGACCCTGGCTAGGCCATGGCAGCCATCCATCAGCCAACAACAGCCGGCCTTGGGCAAGCCACAGCCGGCCCCTGGCTAGGCCACACCCGCCCACGGCTGGCCACAGGTAGCCAGTAGTCGGCCAGCGCACGACAGCCTCGGCCAACCACAGCTAGGCATGGCCAACCCAGGACGGCCAGCAGCCAGCTGTGGCTGGCTAGATGCGTCAGCGAAGATCAGCTTCCAAGACGTAGTCTGGTATATGGAAGAGATCGCCGAGGAAACCTCGCATGAGGAGGATACGTGGACGCGGCACTGTGCGTATTTTTCCGCGCTGGGCCTGGGTTTCCCAAGTGCCAAAGGATTTGAAGGTGGGGTTGAGAGTTGTTGGAGATGTTTTTTTCAATCTTGCTAAAAGTACTAGAATGTGACAGTGTTTTAGGAACtcatggagatgctctaagcGTGCAACATGCCCAACATTCTGTTGCTATATagacatattatttttgtattgttaaatactttaagtatttactcgCAAATAAATACTCATAAGTATTAATTTTAGTATTGTCCCGGTTGAGAATGGAAGTGTTAATGTTTTAGTATTTTTCCTTAGAGAATGGAGCTCCTATGTCGATGTTGTAACATTGTATTGCTCTTTGATGTTTTAGTTGATTTCCGATTGTCTTATAGACTCAGAGGACGGCTAAAATAAGTATCGAGAAAAAATTAGCAAAATTTACTTATGCCACTAAGTTAATCGGCGATTTTTAAATACAGTCATTGTAAAAGGAGAAATTTAAATATATTATAGTGAACCGGTACACTGATTGGGAATTTAGAGTAGTGGACCCTGTTTTCAGTTAAACTGAGACAAGGctaaatttaaataaaaaatttaccttaaaaaacaattaaataaaaaattataatGGTGGAAAAAATACTAACAATTTATTGAGAGAAATCGAACGGTGTTAAAAAGATGAGGTACCAACTTAGCTACTCGTGTAGGGTTTAAACTAATTTACATGTAGCTAGATACGTAGAGAAACGGTCAAGTTCGTAGTTCAGCACGCCGGACCTGAAAGCACACCACAATGGTCCTCGTTTAAGTTCAACGTGCTTTGCCAACGAAGTCAAACAAGACTGCGTGTACGTTGTCTTGCAGTGCTTCTCATCGGTCTGTAGGCTGTCTGCCTATATATGTGCTGTAGCTCCATCTCCCATCACACAAACACATCATCACTCTCAAGAGCAACCAGCTACAGTTTTACAACgacacactactagagaacagattttagaacgatgtcccaatttagcattagtctcggcatttttttttttgaccctttagtcccggttggtaataccaaccggaactaaaggtctctgcccaacggtcgtccgcggggcagggatctttagtcccggctgttattaccaaccgggactaaaggtctgtcccggttggtaataccagccgggactaaagcttttagtcccggtttaggtgatgtcccgggaataaagattaatctttagtcctggtttgacctctaaccgggactaattatcccggcctataatccagctcatttctttctccccgaacccgagccattccattcaatctaactacctctgttcttcagcttgctgttgttcttgctctctcccctttcattggtgttgctcttcgattttggagataacaaacttaatcctcttatattttatcagtagcttatctcattttgcgatgtagatgcatgtgtaactttatatgttggactttattatgattttatatgtcatttttagctcaaaatcacatgatgatttgcatatatgtttggataaacaaaagttaaattagttcatcaaaatcacgcctcactcgtcctcgctggagcacgcgtcatcctcgtccccggcggcttacgtgatcttagaattaatttttccatgaaatgaaaaacttagaacatagttagaaaattgtagaaaatccgtactagttgaacttgcggaccgtgttcagctcgacgagcatgttctctgtcgagcggtaacggacgtcaaggaggagctttgattctacgagggagagcggcaacggtcgtggaagaccgtgttccctttctcgtagaatcggagctcttccttggccaagtacggtgccatccggtggagaaatgctcgccgagatgattacgtaagcaaggtcaactagtacggatggttatttattgaaacatatttttgagcaataatttgatggatatttgataacttcagatctacaaatgtcatctacaaatgttactatcctcggcaacctaaacgccagcgagctcgccgatatcgagcaggtcacttagaattattttttccataaaataaactacttagaaatcatgccttttattttttagaattaaattttccatgaaatgaaaaacttagaaaatagttaaaaaattatagaaaatccatactagttgaacttgcggaccgtgttcatctcggcgagcaggttctctgccgagcggtaacggacgtcaaggagaagctttgattctacgagggagagcgacaacggtcgtggaagaccgtgttgcctttctcgtagaatcggagctcttccttggccaagtacggtgccgtccggtggagaaatgttcgccgagatgatcacgtaagcaaggtcaactagtacggatggttatttattgaaacatgtttttgagttatgtgatttctatgtcatttttagctcaaaatcacatgatgatttacaatagtaaaatcacttgatagtttggtattttactattatacatcgtacatatttcatggtttagttagataaataaataattttagttttgtttaaatatatcattttagaaaatgtgaaatttacactagtttgcaaaaataagtatagaaagtagatgacaactggtaccggatcctcggcctctcgttcggttgcgaaacgactgaggccagaactccctctcattatctgcggcaagtgtaagcagaagattgtgatggagtaccgagtcaagagacagggacccaacaagggtcgtgttttctacaagtgcccagatcgcgatgtgagtttcttacgcatttgattattatggctaattgacctgcttttcttgaatatttttgactaaatattttttggctttaatttcagtgggagggcaatggatgtgatggttggtactgggaggaagattatgctacatacgtgtagaattcgggtgcgcttgaggtagcggctgctgatgatgaggcagtgagccagcaggagaagcttattgatattcaacagaagaatgatttgtctgttttagttgcgtacgatcacgaaataattatattactgaagtgcattgtagttttagtttgtttagtgatagttgggattgcttacgttgtagccaggcttagttaattaatcaatcgtgtgtgtgtcatctatgttgtgtaataaaatacttaattatattcaaggtttttataatttgtcatgtaatgcagattatgtcacgccattggatgtacaatgccgatcgccgctcccaagactttattgagagcgtgtactatttcttaggtgtggccgagacaAATAAGCAGGATGGTTTCATATGTTgtcatgtgccatatgtaagaatttaaaggaatattcaagctcaatgagtcttcattcaaaTTTACTTAAGTCAGATtttatgtcaaactat
The nucleotide sequence above comes from Miscanthus floridulus cultivar M001 chromosome 18, ASM1932011v1, whole genome shotgun sequence. Encoded proteins:
- the LOC136523058 gene encoding uncharacterized protein At5g01610-like, with the protein product MASLQAIQGHRAGADVITGDAACRKKSIELLEELGLPKGLLPMEDIQEFGYNSETGFMWLVQGKKKVEHTFKKIKQTVSYASEVTAFVEKGKLMKIMGVKTKELMLWLSVVEVYVPEASPDKVTFKTGTGLSDTFDAAAFALGE